In one Desulfocurvus vexinensis DSM 17965 genomic region, the following are encoded:
- a CDS encoding glycosyltransferase family 4 protein, whose product MTAPGLRLLVLCHEFPPLAGGGAGAAANVARELAAQGHEVTVLTSALAGLPAREESGGALVVRVSAARRRADRGGAGHFAAFALAAGLRAPALARARGAQAALAFFGLPGGAAALWLRRRCGLPYVLALRGGDVPGQQPGELARWHRLAGPALRAVWRGASAVTANGPGLAARARAFEPGLAVELVPNGVDLERFSPAPAPGPEAAPDGATSPLRLLFCGRLAPDKGLETLVPALAALGGAPGGWTLTVAGDGPRRAWLHAALEAAGLAGRARLLGFVPREAMPGVYRQADVLVHPSHFEGQSNVVLEAMASGLAVVASDIAGCAELVRPGQSGALVPPGDAGALAGALAGLLARPGLAAAQGRRGRELAVAHGSWARVARRYAELLAAASAR is encoded by the coding sequence ATGACGGCCCCCGGCCTGCGCCTGCTGGTCCTGTGCCACGAATTCCCGCCCCTGGCCGGGGGCGGGGCCGGGGCGGCGGCCAATGTGGCCCGCGAGCTGGCCGCCCAGGGCCACGAGGTCACGGTGCTGACCTCGGCCCTGGCCGGGCTGCCCGCGCGCGAGGAGTCGGGCGGGGCGCTGGTGGTGCGCGTGTCTGCCGCGCGGCGCCGGGCCGACCGGGGCGGGGCGGGCCATTTCGCGGCCTTCGCCCTGGCCGCCGGGCTGCGGGCTCCGGCCCTGGCCCGGGCCCGGGGCGCCCAGGCGGCCCTGGCCTTTTTCGGGCTGCCCGGGGGGGCGGCGGCCTTGTGGTTGCGCCGCCGCTGCGGGCTGCCCTACGTGCTGGCCCTGCGCGGGGGCGACGTGCCCGGGCAGCAGCCCGGCGAGCTGGCCCGCTGGCACCGCCTGGCGGGGCCCGCGCTGCGCGCGGTCTGGCGCGGGGCCAGCGCCGTGACGGCCAACGGCCCCGGGCTGGCGGCCCGGGCCCGGGCCTTCGAGCCCGGGCTGGCCGTGGAGCTGGTGCCCAACGGGGTGGACTTGGAGCGCTTTTCCCCCGCGCCCGCGCCGGGCCCGGAAGCGGCGCCGGACGGGGCGACCTCGCCCCTGCGCCTGCTCTTCTGCGGGCGGCTGGCCCCGGACAAGGGCCTGGAGACCCTGGTGCCCGCCCTGGCGGCCCTGGGCGGGGCGCCCGGCGGCTGGACGCTGACCGTGGCCGGGGACGGGCCGCGCAGGGCCTGGCTGCACGCGGCCCTGGAGGCCGCCGGGCTGGCGGGGCGCGCGCGCCTGCTGGGTTTCGTGCCCCGCGAGGCCATGCCCGGGGTCTACCGCCAGGCCGACGTGCTCGTGCATCCGTCGCATTTCGAGGGCCAGTCCAACGTCGTGCTCGAGGCCATGGCCTCGGGGCTGGCGGTGGTGGCCTCGGACATTGCGGGCTGCGCCGAGCTGGTGCGGCCCGGGCAGAGCGGGGCGCTGGTGCCGCCCGGCGACGCCGGGGCCCTGGCCGGGGCCCTGGCCGGGCTGCTGGCCCGGCCCGGGCTGGCTGCGGCCCAGGGCCGCCGGGGCCGGGAGCTGGCCGTGGCCCACGGCTCCTGGGCCCGGGTGGCCCGGCGCTACGCGGAGCTGCTGGCGGCGGCGTCGGCCCGCTGA
- a CDS encoding NAD-dependent epimerase/dehydratase family protein: MDLQGKRFLVIGGAGFIGSHLVDELCRRDVAEIRVFDNFSRGREENLADSLADPRVTIFPHGGDILHRDILRAAMQGVDGVFHLAALWLLHCWDYPRSAFEVNIGGTFNVLEAMLDAGVRRLVYSSSASVYGDAVCEPMTEDHPYNNTNFYGATKIAGEHMCRALYHRYKGTDRHFDYCGLRYMNVYGPRQDYRGAYIAVIMKMLDRLDRGLPPVVYGDGTQAYDFVSVGDCALANVRAMESEATDSFYNVGTGVKTTIRQLAELVIELTGSDQQVHYEPAGLTFVKNRIGSPDKAAEQIGFTAGKDLRQGLAELIAWRKSHMRLVRERRREAGLPDED, encoded by the coding sequence ATGGATTTGCAGGGAAAGCGTTTCCTGGTCATCGGTGGCGCGGGCTTCATCGGCTCGCATCTGGTGGACGAACTGTGCCGCCGGGACGTGGCCGAAATCCGCGTCTTTGACAACTTCAGCCGGGGCCGGGAGGAGAATCTTGCCGATTCCCTGGCCGACCCGCGCGTGACCATCTTCCCCCACGGCGGGGACATCCTGCACCGTGACATCCTGCGCGCGGCCATGCAGGGCGTGGACGGCGTGTTCCATCTGGCCGCCCTGTGGCTGCTGCACTGCTGGGACTACCCGCGCTCGGCCTTCGAGGTGAACATCGGCGGCACCTTCAACGTGCTCGAAGCCATGCTGGACGCCGGGGTGCGCCGCCTGGTCTATTCCTCTTCGGCCTCGGTCTACGGCGACGCCGTGTGCGAGCCCATGACCGAGGACCATCCGTACAACAACACCAACTTCTACGGCGCCACCAAGATCGCCGGGGAGCATATGTGCCGCGCCCTGTACCACCGCTACAAGGGCACGGACAGGCATTTCGACTACTGCGGGCTGCGCTACATGAACGTCTACGGCCCGCGCCAGGACTACCGGGGCGCGTACATCGCCGTGATCATGAAGATGCTCGACCGCCTGGACCGCGGGCTGCCCCCGGTGGTCTACGGCGACGGCACCCAGGCGTATGACTTCGTCAGCGTGGGCGACTGCGCCCTGGCCAACGTGCGGGCCATGGAGTCCGAGGCCACCGACAGCTTCTACAACGTGGGCACCGGGGTGAAGACCACCATCCGGCAACTGGCGGAGCTGGTCATCGAGTTGACGGGCTCGGACCAGCAGGTCCACTACGAGCCCGCCGGGCTGACCTTCGTCAAGAACCGCATCGGCTCGCCGGACAAGGCTGCGGAGCAGATCGGATTCACGGCGGGCAAGGACCTGCGCCAGGGGCTGGCCGAGCTCATCGCCTGGCGCAAGAGCCACATGCGCCTGGTGCGCGAGCGGCGCAGGGAGGCCGGGCTGCCCGATGAAGACTGA
- a CDS encoding DegT/DnrJ/EryC1/StrS family aminotransferase, which yields MKTDRATQPGAAPPGWERREVPIALPSLGEEEWQALRGPVLSGWVTQGPRVAEFERAFAALHGVEHAIATTSCTTALAVLLAALGVGPGDEVVVPAFTWVATANVVLHTGATPVLCDVDPATFNIDPARLAACVGPRTRAVMPVHLFGLAADMDALGRAAPGLPLVCDAACAAGTGLGSPAPAGSLGLAAAFSFHPRKVITTGEGGMVTTSDAALAARVRMLVNHGAEVSEEQRHLGPRPYLLPAFTAPGFNYRMTDLQGAVGAVQLGRLPALVAGREAMARAYHAALADLDWLALPPLVPGHGWQAFVCRVLEDRAPAPRDVLMERLQAMGVATRPGTHAVHVLDCHRQRVGYAPEDFPGALECHRTSMAIPLHNRMSAQDLDYVVACLRAAGRG from the coding sequence ATGAAGACTGACCGCGCAACGCAGCCGGGCGCCGCGCCCCCGGGCTGGGAGCGCCGCGAGGTGCCCATCGCCCTGCCGTCCCTGGGCGAGGAGGAGTGGCAGGCCCTGCGCGGGCCGGTGCTCTCCGGCTGGGTGACCCAGGGGCCGCGCGTGGCGGAGTTCGAGCGCGCCTTCGCCGCCCTGCACGGCGTGGAGCACGCCATCGCCACCACCAGTTGCACCACGGCCCTGGCCGTGCTCCTGGCGGCCCTGGGCGTGGGCCCGGGCGACGAGGTGGTCGTGCCAGCCTTCACCTGGGTGGCCACGGCCAACGTCGTGTTGCACACCGGGGCGACCCCGGTGCTGTGCGACGTGGACCCCGCGACCTTCAACATCGACCCCGCTCGGCTGGCGGCCTGCGTGGGCCCGCGCACCCGCGCGGTGATGCCCGTGCACCTGTTCGGCCTGGCGGCGGACATGGACGCCCTGGGCCGCGCGGCCCCCGGGCTGCCCCTTGTGTGCGACGCGGCCTGCGCGGCGGGCACCGGCCTGGGCAGCCCGGCCCCGGCGGGCTCCCTGGGGCTGGCGGCGGCCTTTTCCTTCCACCCGCGCAAGGTGATCACCACCGGCGAGGGCGGCATGGTGACCACCAGCGACGCGGCCCTGGCCGCGCGGGTGCGCATGCTGGTAAACCACGGGGCCGAGGTCAGCGAGGAGCAGCGCCACCTGGGCCCGCGCCCGTACCTGCTGCCCGCCTTCACCGCCCCGGGCTTCAACTACCGCATGACCGACCTGCAAGGCGCCGTGGGCGCGGTGCAGCTGGGCAGGCTGCCCGCGCTGGTGGCCGGGCGCGAGGCCATGGCCCGCGCCTACCACGCGGCCCTGGCCGACCTGGACTGGCTGGCCCTGCCGCCGCTTGTGCCCGGCCACGGCTGGCAGGCCTTCGTCTGCCGCGTGCTGGAGGACCGCGCCCCGGCCCCGCGCGACGTGCTCATGGAGCGCCTGCAGGCCATGGGCGTGGCCACCCGGCCCGGCACCCACGCCGTGCATGTGCTGGATTGCCACCGTCAGCGCGTTGGCTACGCCCCCGAGGACTTCCCCGGGGCCCTGGAATGCCACCGCACGAGCATGGCCATCCCCCTGCACAACCGCATGAGCGCCCAGGACCTGGACTACGTGGTGGCCTGCCTGCGCGCGGCGGGGAGGGGCTAG